The proteins below come from a single Eucalyptus grandis isolate ANBG69807.140 chromosome 3, ASM1654582v1, whole genome shotgun sequence genomic window:
- the LOC104439837 gene encoding disease resistance protein RPV1-like, whose translation MPILSRNYASSKWCLVELTKMVTMASKSDSTKEILPIYLHVNSDDIKLKTPLYHDAFVQHERNFGADQVKVWRDALMEVEEIKRWSLKTYIGYGKLIKEIVQEVLIKLNARYKNVTEHLVEDHVQIDAIMKLLEVDYSGVRFVGVHGIGGIGKTTLAKVIYNKLYSRFDRYSFLENVQEISRRSDGIIYLQKQLLSSILHSTCSNSIFVRDNDQGIGMIKKALCDKKILIVLDDVEKKEQLKKLVGKSDWFENGSRVIITTRNMSVLTDRTERLEVDAVPNRHEGILTYEVKEMRFSQALQLFCRHSFRRDFPTEDYNILSRQIILILGSCLWLSRVLLLRSLINIGDDNKFSMHDQVRDLGRHIVYEENCRFPGKRSGASEEIEAPSRAIMVKVMVVAIPSLMKNYRDYGV comes from the exons ATGCCCATCTTGTCAAGGAACTATGCGTCCAGCAAATGGTGCCTCGTCGAGCTCACTAAGATGGTTACAATGGCATCAAAGTCGGACAGCACGAAAGAGATTCTCCCCATTTATCTTCACGTGAATTCGGATGACATCAAGCTCAAGACTCCGCTGTATCACGACGCGTTCGTACAGCACGAGAGGAACTTTGGAGCAGACCAAGTGAAGGTGTGGCGTGACGCCCTCATGGAGGTTGAGGAAATAAAGCGATGGAGCTTGAAAACTTATATAGG CTATGGCAAACTCATTAAAGAGATCGTCCAGGAGGTCCTGATTAAGCTGAACGCCAGATATAAGAATGTGACCGAACATTTAGTCGAAGATCATGTTCAGATTGATGCGATAATGAAGCTGTTGGAGGTTGACTACAGTGGCGTGCGTTTTGTGGGAGTCCATGGAATAGGTGGTATTGGTAAGACAACACTtgcaaaagtcatttacaaCAAATTATATTCTCGTTTTGACCGCTACAGTTTCCTCGAAAATGTCCAAGAGATCTCCAGAAGATCGGACGGTATCATCTACTTGCAGAAGCAACTGCTGTCAAGCATCCTCCATTCGACGTGCAGCAACAGTATTTTTGTTCGTGACAATGACCAAGGGATTGGCATGATAAAGAAGGCACTTTGTGACAAGAAAATCCTCATTGTGCTCGATGATGTGGAAAAAAAGGAGCAGCTCAAAAAGCTAGTTGGGAAGAGCGATTGGTTTGAAAACGGAAGCAGGGTCATTATAACAACTAGGAACATGAGCGTCCTGACCGACCGGACTGAAAGATTAGAGGTCGACGCTGTCCCAAATCGACATGAAGGAATCTTGACATATGAAGTCAAGGAAATGAGATTCAGTCAAGCGCTTCAGCTATTCTGCCGACATTCCTTTAGAAGAGACTTTCCTACAGAAGATTACAATATCCTATCAAGACAGATCATCTTGATTTTAGGAAGCTGCCTTTGGCTATCGAG AGTCCTCCTTCTTAGGTCCTTGATAAATATTGGAGATGATAATAAGTTTTCAATGCATGACCAAGTTAGGGATCTTGGAAGGCACATTGTCTACGAAGAGAATTGCAGATTTCCTGGCAAGCGTAGCGGG GCaagtgaagaaatagaagcacCGAGTCGAGCTATAATGGTCAAAGTGATGGTGGTGGCTATACCTTCACTGATGAAGAATTACAGAGACTACGGAGTCTAA